The following coding sequences are from one Triticum aestivum cultivar Chinese Spring chromosome 5A, IWGSC CS RefSeq v2.1, whole genome shotgun sequence window:
- the LOC123103499 gene encoding NEDD8-conjugating enzyme Ubc12, which produces MINLFKIKGQKNEEAANSKGGPPVKKQSPGELRLHKDIAELNLPKTTKISFPNGKDDLMNFEATLRPDEGYYVGGTFTFTFQVSPSYPHEAPKVKCKTKVYHPNIDLEGNVCLNILREDWKPVLNINTIIYGLNLLFSQPNDEDPLNHEAAAVLRDNPQKFQRNVQTAMSGGYVDNTHFPRCK; this is translated from the exons ATGATAAACCTTTTCAAGATCAAGGGGCAGAAGAACGAAGAGGCAGCCAACTCGAAAGGGGGGCCTCCCGTCAAGAAGCAAAGTCCTGGGGAATTACGTCTCCATAAAG ATATTGCTGAACTTAACCTTCCAAAGACAACTAAAATTTCCTTTCCAAATGGAAAGGATGATCTCATGAACTTTGAAGCCACTCTACGACCTGATGAAGGATACTACGT AGGTGGGACATTTACTTTCACCTTCCAAGTATCTCCTTCCTACCCTCACGAGGCTCCGAAGGTCAAGTGCAAGACCAAG GTTTACCATCCTAATATTGACCTAGAAGGAAATGTCTGCCTGAACATTCTGCGTGAAGACTGGAAGCCTGTCTTGAACATCAACACCATAATATATGGCTTAAACCTTCTTTTCTCA CAACCCAATGACGAGGACCCCTTGAATCATGAAGCCGCGGCCGTCCTCCGAGACAACCCACAGAAGTTCCAGAGAAATGTTCAAACGGCGATGTCGGGAGGCTATGTTGATAACACCCATTTCCCAAGGTGCAAGTAA